The genomic segment ACCTGGGTTGCATCCCGTCGTGGCTGCCGAACGATCGGAAGTTCAAATGCCCGTGTCACGGGAGCGGGTTCAAGCCGAACGGCACGAACTTCGAAGGCCCGGCGCCGCGCCCGCTGGAGCGTTTCAAGATTTACCTTGACGGGGATGAAGTGATCGTGGATCGTTCCCGCAAGTTTTTGGCGATGGGGCCCAATGACACCGGCCCGTGGAACGATCCGGATGCGTCGATTCCGGTGTAACGTGAGGACCGGCGCGGGTGTGTCCGTGCCGGCGCAGCGAGTGGAACGGTAGGGTCGATGAGTTTATTCAACGCAGTCGGCGATTACATCCGCGGAAGCCAGATCTGGGGTTCGATTTTCCGCCACGGCGTGCCGAAGGATCGTCGCACGCGCGCCATGGCGATCCTTAGCAACGTCTTCCTCCACCTGCACCCGGTTGCGGTGCGCAAGAGCGGCATCCGTCTTTCGTTCACCTGGTGCATGGGCGGATTGACGTTCTTTTTGTTCCTCGCCGAGACGATCACCGGCATCCTGCTCATGTTCTACTACCGCCCGGTGGTGGAATATGCGTACGTCGATATTCAAGGCCTGCGGGCGCACGTCACGCTCGGCCTGCTTCGCGAGATTCACCGCTGGGGAGCGCACGCCATGGTCATCGCGATCTGGCTGCACATGCTTCGCGTCTTTCTGACCGGCAGCTACAAGCCGCCGCGTGAGTTCAACTGGGGCGTCGGCGTTGTGCTGCTCACGCTGACCCTGTTGTTGTCGTTCACCGGCTACCTGCTTCCGTGGGATCAACTGGCGATCTGGGCCATCACCGTCGGGTCGAACATGGCCCGCGCGACGCCGATCGCAGGGCATGAGGGGCCTGGCGCGGCGTTGCTCCAGATCGCCGGTGTGCCGTTCATTCACAGCGGATCCGATGCGCGCTTTCTTCTGCTGGGCGGCACGGTTGTCGGCCCCAACGCGCTGCTGCGGTTTTACATCCTGCACTGCATCTTCATCCCGTTCGTGGTGACGATCCTGATCGCCGTGCACTTCTGGCGCGTCCGCAAGGACGGCGGAATCTCGGGGCCGCTTTAATCTCTAACCAAGGATGACACGCGACGTGCTTAACGGGCTATTGAATACAGGTTGGGCGTTGATCGCCACCGGCGGGGCGGGCGGACTTCATGCTCCCAGCGCGATCGACCGCGTCAAGGGGATCATCGACGGGCTGTGCGATCCCAAGTATTTCGTGACGCTGACGACGCTCGCCCTGATCGTCGCCCTTCTGACGTATCGAATATGGACCAAGCCGCGCAT from the Planctomycetia bacterium genome contains:
- a CDS encoding cytochrome b N-terminal domain-containing protein, with product MSLFNAVGDYIRGSQIWGSIFRHGVPKDRRTRAMAILSNVFLHLHPVAVRKSGIRLSFTWCMGGLTFFLFLAETITGILLMFYYRPVVEYAYVDIQGLRAHVTLGLLREIHRWGAHAMVIAIWLHMLRVFLTGSYKPPREFNWGVGVVLLTLTLLLSFTGYLLPWDQLAIWAITVGSNMARATPIAGHEGPGAALLQIAGVPFIHSGSDARFLLLGGTVVGPNALLRFYILHCIFIPFVVTILIAVHFWRVRKDGGISGPL
- a CDS encoding ubiquinol-cytochrome c reductase iron-sulfur subunit, producing the protein MAPNVLEQEDPKVRCGSLSKYLSMAPGDVNEDYKPVKPSGFWIIREEDRISALSIICTHLGCIPSWLPNDRKFKCPCHGSGFKPNGTNFEGPAPRPLERFKIYLDGDEVIVDRSRKFLAMGPNDTGPWNDPDASIPV